NNNNNNNNNNNNNNNNNNNNNNNNNNNNNNNNNNNNNNNNNNNNNNNNNNNNNNNNNNNNNNNNNNNNNNNNNNNNNNNNNNNNNNNNNNNNNNNNNNNNNNNNNNNNNNNNNNNNNNNNNNNNNNNNNNNNNNNNNNNNNNNNNNNNNNNNNNNNNNNNNNNNNNNNNNNNNNNNNNNNNNNNNNNNNNNNNNNNNNNNNNNNNNNNNNNNNNNNNNNNNNNNNNNNNNNNNNNNNNNNNNNNNNNNNNNNNNNNNNNNNNNNNNNNNNNNNNNNNNNNNNNNNNNNNNNNNNNNNNNNNNNNNNNNNNNNNNNNNNNNNNNNNNNNNNNNNNNNNNNNNNNNNNNNNNNNNNNNNNNNNNNNNNNNNNNNNNNNNNNNNNNNNNNNNNNNNNNNNNNNNNNNNNNNNNNNNNNNNNNNNNNNNNNNNNNNNNNNNNNNNNNNNNNNNNNNNNNNNNNNNNNNNNNNNNNNNNNNNNNNNNNNNNNNNNNNNNNNNNNNNNNNNNTTCATACATGCCACGAATATTGCCACAGTCAGCAGAGAGCTGGATACTCTCACAAAGGCTGATCCAGTAGTCATTTGCGCAGCGCCGAACGATCCGTTGGGCGTCGTTCCTGGCCTTCCTGAGTGCAGCGAGTGACTTCACAGAAGGCTCCCTCTTGTGGTTAATGAGGGCAGCTCTCTTGGCCTCAATTGCTGGCTCTAGTTCAGCAATGCCGGCTTCGAACCAATCCgggttctgcctctctctcttgccgaagGTGTCCATTGCAGAGTTGTAGATGAAATCATGGATGTGACTCCACCTCTCTTCAGTGTTGCCACCAGGGCAGTTTTTGAGGGCATCCTCAATGGAATTGGTGAAGCGCTCGCACAGGTCTGGGATTGCCGTCTTGCTGGTGTTAATGCGGGGACGACCTTCCTGCTTAGATTGGTGGATCCGTTTGGGTTGGAGACGGATTTCACTGCCGACCATGGAGTGGTCAGTGTCGCAGTCAGCACTGTGATAGCTGCATGTGGTGAGAACACAGTTCAGTGATGGTCTCCGAGTGATGACGAGATCCAGCTGGTGCCAGTGGCGAGATCTGGGATGCCGCCAGGACACTCGGCGATGCGGCTTGGTGGCAAAGAACGTGTTGGTTATGCATNNNNNNNNNNNNNNNNNNNNNNNNNNNNNNNNNNNNNNNNNNNNNNNNNNNNNNNNNNNNNNNNNNTGACCGATGCAGCTGGGCCAGGAGTCACGGTCGGAACCCACTCAGNNNNNNNNNNNNNNNNNNNNNNNNNNNNNNNNNNNNNNNNNNNNNNNNNNNNNNNNNNNNNNNNNNNNNNNNNNNNNNNNNNNNNNNNNNNNNNNNNNNNNNCAGAGTGTGGGAGCATAGATGCTCAGGATGTTCACTGGGCCTGAGAAGGTTGACAGGCGGAGAGACAAGATGCGGGCGGAACCAGTGGATGGTGGTTCTACAGTGGACAACAGAGAATTCTTCACTGCGNNNNNNNNNNNNNNNNNNNNNNNNNNNNNNNNNNNNNNNNNNNNNNNNNNNNNNNNNNNNNNNNNNNNNNNNNNNNNNNNNNNNNNNNNNNNNNNNGTTTCCTGCAGTGCAGCAATGTCAATGTTCAGCCTTGTGAGCTCGCGGTCGATGATGGCTGTTTTTCTTGAGTCATTGACCTGTTGTAGGTCGCTGGAGAGGCCAGGACACATTGTCTTGACATTCCAGCTTGCTAATCGCAAGATTGGTGGTCTTCNNNNNNNNNNNNNNNNNNNNNNNNNNNNNNNNNNNNNNNNNNNNNNNNNNNNNNNNNNNNNNNNNNNNNNNNNNNNNNNNNNNNNN
This Penaeus monodon isolate SGIC_2016 chromosome 19, NSTDA_Pmon_1, whole genome shotgun sequence DNA region includes the following protein-coding sequences:
- the LOC119585364 gene encoding uncharacterized protein LOC119585364, with the protein product MCPGLSSDLQQVNDSRKTAIIDRELTRLNIDIAPHRRVSWRHPRSRHWHQLDLVITRRPSLNCVLTTCSYHSADCDTDHSMVGSEIRLQPKRIHQSKQEGRPRINTSKTAIPDLCERFTNSIEDALKNCPGGNTEERWSHIHDFIYNSAMDTFGKRERQNPDWFEAGIAELEPAIEAKRAALINHKREPSVKSLAALRKARNDAQRIVRRCANDYWISLCESIQLSADCGNIRGIQSEDGVYIHTRSDGSLFKLARLRAKIKVR